The Pogoniulus pusillus isolate bPogPus1 chromosome 21, bPogPus1.pri, whole genome shotgun sequence genomic interval CCCTTCACAGCTCTCTTGGTTTTGGAAGTCATCTTTCTAGGCTTAGAAACTTTAGAAGCTTTTCTAGGAGGCTACAAAGAAGAAAGACAGAAGATTAAAATGATGGCTTCTACCTGAACAATCCATACCTCATTTTCATAATGGGAATTATTCTGTCAATCCAAACTAAATCATCAAATTTAAATACTGTATTTCATCAGCAGCATTTTCTACCTCTACACCATAGAGATAAGATGTCCACAAAGAGTATTCTTACATTCCTTCAGATTTATCACTGCCCTTCTAGATTCTTAAGCTCCAAGAACTTTTTGATGATATCAGTAGTTTGGTTGATTTATAACTTTCCAATCATAATTACATATAATTAGCTTGCAAAGTTGCTTCAAAGATACACCTTTTAAAAAGGACATACTTTGTATTCAATTAATTGTAGATTCTATTGGCTCTCCAAGACTACGATCAGCTAATTAACTTTGTACTAGTTGAGGAGAATTACATTAGCCAATCCATCGTTTGGCCAATTACTGCAACTAGCAAACTTGACAGAAGTGCTGCATTAAGTCAAcatcaacagaagaaaaaatgaaCTACGAGTACATATGGTATACACATACCAGTGCATTTAATTGTGATCCAAATAAAATGTGTGCTTAACACTCAAAGCCTTTAGATAGCTTCTGACAAGGCTGAAAGCTTTCctcacagaaacaaacaaattgACAGTACTAAGTTCAATTTCAATTTATATTTAAAATACTAGTATAGCCAGCTGAGCAAACTATCTGATCTAAGCAACTGGGATTAGCCCATGTAACTTTCATCTGCTTCTCCCATTACAATATGGTGCAACTAACGAAACTACAATTTGACAAACAGGATCTATATTGGCTTAGCTCAGTTATAGTTGCACTTACTCCACACTGTTACACAAAGGATAAAGATTGACTGCTGACATTCAGAAAATACACTCAAGGATCAGCTCACGTCCAGATCAATGTTTGTAGCTTCTAAATTTTCAGCTAAAGCTCCATCACCAGTTACAAAGTCAGAAGTTAAACCTGACATCTATATTTCAGTTTACAAAATTATGTTCCCAGAGCACACAAAAGTATTTCAGTTATCTTCTGGTTCCATAAGATCTTCTGTTGTATTTATAATGTAAATAAAGAGTACAAATcaagacagaaacacaactctgaGGACTCCGACCACTCCAAGCCTAAGACTCCAGTGGAGCTGGGGCAGCAAGCAGACATACTGCCTACACATACTTCCACCTTGCTCTGCGTTAACACAGCCGGTTCACACAAAcccctcttcctccccagaGAGATGGGAGGGAATGTAACATCAAAAACAgccctctgggttgagatagTTTTACTGGAAATGATACAATGTCCTTAGCCTAtctgcagaaaagcacagcaaaacaaagaagCAGAAGCCAGTGATAAAACAGTTTTCCCCCAACCAAGACGCAGAAGACAGTGCAGTGAAAAAGACCAACACACCAAAACCAGaaacagcaaccagaacaggaagcctctcatattacaatctgaacttcaagccccatgatactttggTCCAGACAAcgctttcattttgaagctggcgcACCAGCAGCATCGTATTGAATATCGTCAGGAGATTCAACTCCACCCATTGCACACCTGCACTGTTAAAGGGTGTCAGAAACTTTCTTCATAGATGCCATCCATCTCCAAGAGtctgaacctttgccttttaTCTTACGAACTATAATTCGCTAAGAAACTATGAAAATCTCTTGTAAATTAGAGATGTATACCCTTTTCTCTCAAACCATTCCTTCAGTTAAATATCGCTTATCACCCATGTAATGGTTTGGGAGGTACCCACCCCACaaacacaatgaaatcacccagactagactcagacaactggcagttaaggaatgaagccacatttacagcttagtacaatttacaagcaaatataaacacaaatatatacagttatatacaagttacaggtaatatagaaacacaatatCCCTCCCAGAACAATCAAATTGCCAGGAGAGCTCCCGATGTtgaaaagatgacaaggaggttagaggataaagggttaggtcagattaaagttaaggcagaggcaaccacagagaccagactgccagaaagaagaagCAGAACAGAACTGTGAGCTGAGAAGTGTGAGAGAAATGAgcgtcttatctatattttgactagttgcgtttctcagcagaagaatgggtgatatggggtactgttgttttttttttatctttcttctcacagctaaggatttaatttctttcggtaaaatactccaattagcctcaaaacaGCACAACTGAACTTGCTGTATGCCAAGAATTACCACTAACAACCACATAATTACAAACTGCAAACATTTTTAGCCCtacactggaaaaaaaccccaaaacccaatgAACCAAAGAGCCTCAAAGAGCCTCGTTACCTCATCTtcactttctttctcttctgaagagtcatccttttccttcttttcatcTTCTTCACTACTGGACTCATCTGATAAGATCTCTGGACACTTGGTGcgttttgcttttcttgttgTTCCACTACTACTGCGCTCTTTTTTGCCACCTTTGCTTGGTGTTTTTTTGGACTTAGGCAAAGGCTGTGAGACACAGATGTGCATCATCCAAGCAGAAAACCAGAAGTGAGTTATAGAAATATTAACTCATCCAGATCACATGAAAAAATAGTAAACCAATATATACAGCTCTCTGTGGTGGGGTTAAAACTACCTcccaaaataaaatcaccagactagctcagaaggctTGGAAGCAAGATAGTCTTGATAAAAAGAACCAGGACTATTGTGTCCATTACTACACTTACACCATAACATTTTGCAGTAAGCAGAAATTCATTACAGAGGTGAAGCTGAATAAAATGAAATTTCAGTTCTAAGCTAAACAACCCTTCTACTCTCCTAATCAAACGAATCTTCCAAAGTTGGTTGTTAGGGAAAGGAAACAAGGAACAATCTAGAAAGAATCTATTACTCATGCTCCCCGAACTCAAAAGCAGGGCATTTCTTCTGGTAGCATACAAGCTGACAATTGTTCTGAAGACTTAAAAAACAGGAATTCGGCTATGTCTTATGCAAAACTGCATTTTGCTGTCACTAAGTACCAGTGCCCTTAAGGCAGTGTGCAAACTCCTCATTCACATCAGTTATCAATGTTTGCTGCAAATAAGTATTTTCCAAGCAACAGTCTAATTATTTAAATACTGATTTTAGATTAAAACCTCCAAGTCCAAGACTAATAGTAGAATTCAGCACTCTTGGTGAATTTTACACACTAGTATAGATTAAAGCAAATTTTCCCAGCCTTGCAATAAACTCAGCTTTGTGGTGACCAAGTGTGATTAAATACATTTGCCAACTTGTAGCATGTACAGGCAGCATCTAATAGCTTATCTTCCCGTCTTTTCACGCTTTATTCTCTTGATCTGAcacctttcccccctccctttttttcttttctgctcaCATATGTCTAATTCACTCCATTTGCCCACAGAAGTCTGAGTATGGATATCTCTAATTAGCTTATATGTTGACCACACTTTTGTGTGCTAACAGCGTATAACAGGTGCACGTACACGTAACCATGTATTTCCTAAGTCCTCAACCTCCGATGGATGCCTGTAGGAGTAGGGCTCTCTTTCAAAAAGCCATTACACCTTCAGTAATTCAAGAAAGTAATTGTATTGTCTCTGTTAACAAGGAAATACTACACAACAGAGATGCGTATTTCAGCATAACAGTTTGCATCTCACCTTGCCTGAAGATtttgggtgcattaagaagttTAAGATTCTGGTTACCAGCTCACTATTCACTCCTGATCTTTCCAAGTCAAGAACTTCACAGATACTTTTCAACATTGCATTTCTAaatctgtgtttaaaaaaaaaaaggagaaaaagaaaagaaagatcaGTATTGCATCCTACCCAAACAGTCAACATTTGACTGCTACTGCTAGAAGCTACTACATAATTTGTGTCTGCAACTGACAACAGACATTAATGTATACAATTATCTACATGTCTAGTCCAATCTACAGACAAGCAGAGAATCACcacataaagcaaaataaatcaaaatttCCAAATCCACAGTGTAaagtagggaaaaaaattaaatcttcCCCAGAATCTCTCCTAATCTATCACCCCGGAAAGAATCAATCTTGGATACAAGACTTGAACTCTAAGGGGGCAAGAGGGTCTCCCTTCACTTTGACTGGTTTCTTACCTCTTTGCACAAGGACCACCAACAAGGACAGATGGTTAACTCTGACATCCACTCCCTTTCCTCCAAAAGAATCTTGGACCATTTGGCCCACTTTATCATTCtgtctattttttctcattagatAAAAGTTAAATCTTGGAAGACATAACATTGGATTGCAAGATTTaacagactaaaaaaaaaaaaccaaaaaactctTATTGTTCTATTACCTTTCCTCAAACACATACCTTCCTCTTCACTCATTGTACAATGATGCCTTAAAAGCAGCTGTCATTGAGCATTTTTCACAGGTGTTAACAACTATTTCTCATAATCAGAGTCAAAGGAAACTTATTTTGCACTGTTTATTACAAAAGTCAGTGCAACTATTTCATGTTGGGCTACTACTTCTCCAAAGTAGCATTTATTCTTGTATTTTAACTCAGAACTAACATATACAAAGAATATCACCTCCTTCCCAAATCATTTCACATCTACACTGTCCATCTACAGGTAACAACAAGCAATGTACACAAGAACCTCGCCTCATTTAGTTTATAAACATGACAATAATATTCTCCAAAATAAATTTTGTCCCTTGTTCACTTTGTTTAATGTTTTTAGAACATGATGCTACGCAAGTGCAGTATGGCCAGAAATTAACCACACAGAATAAATAATCTTCAGCAGTGTTTCATATAGAGCTATGAACAGCAGTAGAACTTACTGCAGTAACACAAGCACATACAGCTCAGTACACCTTGGTCTAAGAGTGACAATGCAATCAGCATACAGATTATTTACTGAGAATTGGAGTACAATAAAAACTTGACTAGCGATTTTTTCATAtggaaaacatttttaaaaAGTGCAAAGATACTTTATTTCGCAACCTCTTGCAGAGAAGGGGAAATATTATATAAACTCGCTTCCTGAGATAAGAGTTTGTCATGCATATGACAAACCCTACTCCTGGAAAACTGTGTATCTGAGGAATAAAGATTTGCACATTCCAAACGCTGGAAGCTTTCCCACTGATAGTAAAAGTAAAGCCATTTAGAATCAACTGTGCAGAAATTATTAATTCTTTCATTTGTTATAACTAGCTGCAGAAATATCTAAGTGCACTTAACCCTTTTGGTGCAGTCAAAACTGAACTGCAGTAGCTTCTTTTAAATAGCGAAACATGGGGGAACACTGAGtggaaaagttaaaaaaaaaagttttgttaGGCTAATTGCTACAGCAGTTCTAGGAATAAGACTAAATGTTACACAATAAGCACAAATGGCTGATTCTGAAGTACGAAAGTTTTGAGCCACAGAAGGATGAAAGTTTGCACCACGAATAGAGCACAACATACATGCAACACAACGCTTGCCCTGGGGAAATAATGCTTTCCTCTCACTTGGCAGAACACTCTGGTAACAAGCCTGCAGTAGTTAAAGCCAGAACTGCAGAACTGTGAATAAAATGTTAACAGTTTAGCTCTTTTTAATACATCTCAAGTTGTCTTAAGAGACCAGTTTGTGTGATTCCCAGAGTGCTGAGCTAATTTTAAACAGCCACAGCTGTTTATATTTTAAGTTTAAATGGAAGTAACATTTTGAAACTGAAGAGGAGGGTAGAGTGCTAAGTCAAGCTATGGAAAGTGGCAATAGAAATGGTAACCTCTTtaacatttcttctttcttcttgtatTGGTCACTTCCTTTTTCAAATGGGAATCCGCTGAACTGACCCACATTCTTCTTCAGGGAAGCAACCTAGAGCAGAATACACGAATTACTTTCACTTCAGGTAGTTAAAAAGAtttcacccaatcacctcttaaCTTTTCACTTTCTCTGAACAAAAAGTTATAATTTGAACTAGATAAGTTACACCGAAGATACCTTATTTATGTCATGACAGCCAAACTACAACAATTAAGTTATTATGATCTTGGTatcttaaaattatttttaataactTATTCGATCGAGTCATCTACCACTTCGAGCTTGTTTAAAACATACTGCATGTTTAACTAAAAGTTTGCACAGCTGTGATCATATGAAGCCTGCTGCATACTTTGTCCTGTGCAATTTGTGACATTATagtgaaattattttttattatataAATCTGCCACAGCAGATTTGCTTTACTTGCTTCTTTGAAGTCTTATATGGGCTTACTGTTGTACTTTTGAACGTTATCTTCAGCATGATCAATTCTTGCATTCATGTACCACCCAGTTAATAGCTTTTACCATTATGCCTGCAGTTTGAATGGGGATAAACTTTTATTTTAGCAGCATTTAGAATGGGAATATTGCTCGTGTCTAGTTCCCAAATATATTTGGGTTTTTCATTTTCACTTCATCTTCTTTTCTCAAAAAGGAGTTCAGCAATATCCCCAAATCTTTGATTCTTCCAAGATCTTTCTGTTGCTAACAACTATAATTTAAACTCACTTTCAATAGCTCTACAAATTTTGTTCCTGGTGTTTTTCCATTAGTTTGTAATTTCTACCAAAGCTAAGCTCCTTTTCCAAAGAGAATTATCTTTGTCCAGCACCTAGAGAAAATTGGCAGATGGCACTGTTAtgttttattaaaaatattaattaCAATCCAGAGCACAAATAGACCATGCATACAAGACAACATCTCATTTTCACTATGTTAAACAGCACTCAAAGTTCCCTACAATTGAATGAAACCATACTCATATTTCCAAGCAAATAAACATACTCCCATATCTTTTAACTCAAAGTACTGGGACACCACAACAATCTAGATAATCTTGTTAGAAAGGCTATATCCAAAAGACTAAATGTGGGAGCAAATTGGGAAGTGAAATTCCAATGAAAAGGGTGCGGGAGGTAAGACAGCTGTAATCCAACAGCAGTTGTGTCTAATTAGTAAAATTTAGGTGTTAAGTATCAATTTATAATCATATCATTTGATACAATTATGAGCTTCCAAATAGTTGTGTGTCTATTAGCTGATTACTTATTACTATTTTTAATAACTGTAAGACTGAATGTTAGTTTCTTGCATAATCAATAAACAGCCTGTTAAACCAGTTATGTCTCAAATCTGCAATCTAAAGTGGGAAAGATGGACTCTGAGGTAATGATTACCAAGTACTCTCATCCAAAGACAGGTGAAAAGGGTTACTAGTTTTGCTTAGGGTAAAATAGTTGCAGGTTGATGACTTCCAGAGTAAAGCCAGTTAAATGAGAAACATACATTGTTCTACCATTGCACCTTTCCTATCAAGCAATTTAATTCTCCTGCAGAACAATATCAAAGTTTGCAAAACTCAGTACACATCAAGTCATAAATTCTCCAGTTTAGTTTACTGACGTTCTGAATAAATAGCACAATTCACAAAAGTAGATTTCAGTAAGtacatatttttcttcttctgaatACTGGAGAACATAGATCTTTCTTTACCATGTAAACAAGCACTGCATTTGCAGCAGTGGACTAAGCTGTTAGCACGCATCAGTACTACTCAAGTCTTGTTCACCATGATGGCCGTTCAAGTTCCCAAAATACATAAACCCCATCAAGATCAAATTCCTATAAATACAAAAACTGTAGTTAAACAGTAATGTGTCACCTACCTTAATTTCTCCATATTAATTTTAATTCTCTTACAAAGGTCATATTTACTGTGACATTTAATGTACAATCACTAACACAAAGAACTCCAAGAAAGATTTGCTATTGTAAGTTTCATAGTTAAATACAAAAGCAAGCATATCAGGTTTTAACTAATATTCTAACTGTCTTAAAGATGACAAAAATTGCTGTGAAGTTTTTACATACAACATAGTTTACTTCCTACTGCCTTGTgcaaaataaaggaggaaaagacTAGATAGTGTATTAAACCCCACTAAGATGGGGTTTAtttaataaaatattttcaCTGTGCATGAAAACTAGCAGATATACAAAATTAATTTTAAGTTCTTACAGTGCCTGGCCTGTTGTACAGAAGTTTGTGCAGGTTCCTAAGTTCATCCGTCTTCTTTTTACTCAGAAAAAACTGTATCCTTTCAATTTCACAGAGTTTTTGTCCTTTTCCTGCAACAGTTAAAGGCAATCATTCTATTAATCACACTTATGTTTGTCTTTGTGTTTATAGCAGTAGATAGATGAAGTTTTTTAAAGAAGCAAAGAAGTTACTTAGAATAGCATCAGACATTCTAATCAGTCAAATATTAAGCAGACCTTTTACTATTAATCATCTTGACAGTCTATATTCCTTACTTGATACTAACTAGATCAGTGTACAAAGTATTTCTTGGTATTTCTTTTCGTTCTAGCTGTTCCTGCCTTTGATAGTGGTGGTTAGGTATTGATGATCCTATTCTGGGTAAGTTTAAACATTATGTAACTTCCACAGTTTAAACTGATGCTTTAGAGTAAAACAGATCTCATGTAATAGCATTTCTATCTTACAATGGATGATGACTCTCAAGTCTCACTTACAACACATTAATAAATTTACCTTTTAAGAGGTTTCAACATAATTTCCAATACTCTCAAATTCTGCTGTAGGAGAACAAGCTTACCTGGGGTAATTGTAAAAGGCTCCTTTTGCAATGAGGACACCTGCATGGTCAGTCTATCTACCTTCTTCTTCTCCCGTTTTCCTTCAACAATGAGACTCTTTTCTGCAAAAGATAGCTTCCTTAGACACAGTATTCTTCATTACACAAGCAAACTCATCTATAGAGGCAGGCAATACAACACTGACTCTTTGAAATAACAAACCAAAAATGGTCAATGATGCAAGTAGATACTGTAACACCTTCAAACCTTTCACTATTATATAGATAAGATTCTATGGAGCTGTATACATAGAGAAATCTCTAGTTGTTACCACCGTCCGGCATCCAAGGCTGGGCATTTCCTAAAGGCAACATCACCCTACAACGGATACTGTAACGCTGCATTTTCAGAAACacatccttccctccttccactGCCTTTCTGAGATTGTTTGCATAGTCTCCTCCTGGGACAAGCCCCTACACACAGCTCCACTTCAGCTGTCATGGGGAGATTATTAGCACCAGATGGTCAACAGCAGGGTCCAGCATGCCTGCAGGCACTTTCTCTTCTCACTACTGAAGTGGAGAACTCAGACATCTCAGCAGCATGAGAGGCAGAAAGACAAGCACAATGAGACTGTACTACACCTCAGAGGGCAGCACTCCGCATGGCACAACAGGAGCATCAAAAATACTATGAAAATATTGTTCCCAGTAATTCTGGTACTAATGAATACATTTAGAAAGTCTTATGTATACATTGAAAAATCACTACTTTAATGATACTATGTCAGAAGAAAACTCCAAAGTTTCACCTAAATATTTCATACTAAAATACTTGACCTCAAATCAAACTATCCTTAGCAGTAAACAGATGGGCTACCCTGGCTTTACTATGTGAGAAGCTTCCAAATTTGCATGAACATGCTAAAAATTGGATATGCACCTGCTGAAAAAAGAGCATAAGAAACAGTAGTTTCTAAAAATCCAATTCTTACTACTCTATTGCATGTCAAAGAGCAAAATCACTTCTCTTTCTACTACCTTTCCTAAAGGCAAACTTCATCTCTTTTAAGAGGTGAAGACCATCAGTGACTCCCTATTCATACTGAGGCTCTACTTCCATGTATGCTTTCACCTGCAAAACAGCTGCCCAGAGATTTCATGACAGAAATTAACATTTTTGCACAGTAGGTTATCATGACATCTTGAAGAGCAGCCTCTTCAATTACAGGCCACATTATACAACCTGTCTTGCTTGCTTGCCCTATGACATCATAATGATTTTTATTGACAAAATGAATCAAATGGAACATCACCTTTCAATATAATTAAATTTGGGTATCCGGTAAATTAATTTACAGTAGCTGTGCAAAGACATCTGCACTGTTTCCAAAGCTATGCGTGGATTGTCCACTTTCTTCTGGAAACATGGATCACTTCAGAGCGTTACTGGTACAAAAAGGATACTTTTTGGATACGTATTTTCACACAAACAATTTGACAAAGGATGCTACCTCTAGTAATAATATATAAGTTTACATAACAATAAACTACCCTATCATGAGGACCCAGGAGGCTGGCAGTTCCTTTCAGTCTTTCTTGAGGAACACAAGCATTGCTGTTTCTAGTGTTGCCTGTTGTAGTGTACTGGGAAATGAAATATGACCCATGAAATTGATATATCATGGAATATCCTGAATTGCAATTGTACAATTAGTTGAGATCACAGGAGACTGCATTCAGTAAGCTTGGCATTTTTTAAAGGATAGCTTATTCAATGGGAAAGTTAAtacccttttcttcttcttcctcctcctcctcctcctcttcttcctcctcttcatcactttcctcagctttgttttcagtttcagGTTGTTTCTCGTCTGCTTTTTCAGGTGACATCGTGTCTTCTTTTGATGAAGCAACAGAAGACATGGTTCTGTAAAAAGCAATGAGAGGAACCATTATCAGTATAGCATTACACATGAAAAAGACAGGAATCTTGTTTTCTAAAATGATCTTGTTCAGTGGAAGTAACATCAGAGTGCTCACACAGTGTTTAAGACACAAAAGCATTCTACACAAGCACAAGACGTAACATTTGTCAGGAGTTGTCACCCATTCTGCAACTAGTGTGGCTAAGAACAGTTTGAAAGGTTGCAAATTCTTTGCAAGCACAAGCCTCCAAGCTAGCTTTGTGAAGCATTCAGAAGCACCAGAAGTCGATACTTTTATCTATTAAGAACTGTAATGTTTTAAGATATCACATTTTTAGTGCACAGTGTTATAAACTAGACAGTTATTTTTTAATCACAGTTAACTATGCATACAGGTTTCCTAATAAACTGAATATTGAAATGGGAAATACCAAtagaaaaagaaacccagaaaAGTTACAAACTGTTCAGATAAAACTAATACTGCTTCCAGAATTCAAATAGCCGCA includes:
- the DEK gene encoding protein DEK isoform X2, producing the protein MSSVASSKEDTMSPEKADEKQPETENKAEESDEEEEEEEEEEEEEEEKEKSLIVEGKREKKKVDRLTMQVSSLQKEPFTITPGKGQKLCEIERIQFFLSKKKTDELRNLHKLLYNRPGTVASLKKNVGQFSGFPFEKGSDQYKKKEEMLKRFRNAMLKSICEVLDLERSGVNSELVTRILNFLMHPKSSGKPLPKSKKTPSKGGKKERSSSGTTRKAKRTKCPEILSDESSSEEDEKKEKDDSSEEKESEDEPPRKASKVSKPRKMTSKTKRAVKGANVKKADSSTTKKNQTSSRKESESDDSSDDEPLIKKLKKPPTDEEIKETVKNLLANANLEEVTMKQICKKVYENYPSYDLSDRKDFIKETVKELIS
- the DEK gene encoding protein DEK isoform X1 is translated as MSSVASSKEDTMSPEKADEKQPETENKAEESDEEEEEEEEEEEEEEEKEKSLIVEGKREKKKVDRLTMQVSSLQKEPFTITPGKGQKLCEIERIQFFLSKKKTDELRNLHKLLYNRPGTVASLKKNVGQFSGFPFEKGSDQYKKKEEMLKRFRNAMLKSICEVLDLERSGVNSELVTRILNFLMHPKSSGKPLPKSKKTPSKGGKKERSSSGTTRKAKRTKCPEILSDESSSEEDEKKEKDDSSEEKESEDEPPRKASKVSKPRKMTSKTKRAVKGANVKKADSSTTKKNQTSSRKESESDDSSDDEPLIKKLKKPPTDEEIKETVKNLLANANLEEVTMKQICKKISNTRKEISKEQLATWKAAVLPPKQQPCVKVKIFEMLRQCSSLLLSRGGLCPVFCTVLLLIAPLMDKYQEGTMWSEKGREGKGDQNTNNIVTLVLLTVS